The DNA segment GTGAGGGAGTATTTATACCCCCACCAACAAAACCTAGCCATTAGAGgagaaatcccccaactctgtgcacTGCCGGTCAGATCGCCATTGTCTGGCAGGTCAGACCGaactactttgtaacggctagaaaactagccgttacagtGAAATTATTGAGCCCACTCAGcccaaccggtcagaccgccatacggtggccagtcagaccggccatggctcggtcagaccgccaccaGCTCTGTCTGACCAACTGTGGCTCTGGCGGCTCGGGTTTTCCACCCCAGAGCACACCACCCAGGCCCACAGCCACCTTCCagggggccggtcagaccggcattgAGCCATCGGTCAGACCAACATCTACccgccagtcagaccggcccctGACAGAGTTAAATGAATATAGATTGAGAACCAAGTCTAAATgcaaatgacctaatgtggcattttaatcatctctttgttcaggtcattacccctcttgatagtacggcaaAGCTATAAATAAAACTAGCAAATTTTGATCGCCTAACTCCtcgatcaattaaaataaaaacctCTAGTGTTACCGTCTTCGttccttttgctttgcgccATCGAATTTAGTCCAGGGTAATCATCCATGAACACATATCACGTGGTCCTAACTCAAAAAATATAACTCAAGAGAACGGTTAGTCCACATTTAGCTCTTGTcattaattatcaaaattaacaaccggggcctagatgcttcagtcGGCGACGAGGAGTCATGATCTTTAGTACGTGTTGAAGGAAACTGTtgtaaagatatatatatatatatatgtgggatTGTGGGACTCGAACTCAAGATCTTTCACCTCAACCCTCACCCGTGTTACCATCCCACCTACTACATACATCTGATTTTGATAAAGATACTTTCTTTTTAAACTAACCCTAGAGACATCTTTAGTCCgagttgatgttaccaaccggtatAAAACATGTtgccaaccggtactaaaaatatctttaatccgggttgatgttaccaaccaaTACTAAAGATGCATTTTTAGtaccagttggtaacaccaaccggaacttaAGGTATTTTTAGGGACTTGGACTTTTCGAACTGGTAGTAAAGCATATTTAGTACCGGTTCATCAGGTATATTTGTGTTTTGGGACTAGGATAAAAGATTTCTCTAGTAGTGTACGGATGTAAGAATATGTGCTAGTGGGATTTAGCTTTCACAGGTGCAGAGAAATCAATTTCTAGGAACCTAGCAACGACTTTCATGGTCATTTGTCGACCCACCTTTAGCCAAGTATCTACAAAAATTACGTATTGTGCACACGCACAAAAGAGCCATGCATCCCATGAAAATACTAAACAAAGCAAAGGCTCTCCATGTCACTACTCCTTTTAATCCTAACGATCGACCCAATTCTTCAAGTACTAGACAAAGCAACGGAGGATGGCACCTTATCATGTCTAAGTGGCCGGCAAGCTAGGATGCGAACATCCCTCTACACAGATGATATCGCAATCTTCGTCGCACCAACCTAACAGGATGTTTTCATCCTTAGCTCAAACCCTAGAGGTCTTTGGTGAACCCACGGGCTTGCACTACTTAGAAAAAGCATTTTACCCGATGTGGGGTctttttttcgcaggcggataTGACCCTTggagccaaatgaccgcctacaaaaatataaatcggggtgaaattCGCTGTCagaccacttaagcggcgccaACGAaaataattttcgcaggcggaccatttaagcggtccgcctgcaaaaatcgtacctaccaaaaaaaaaacttaactccttatcttctcctctcaccccctccccaccactcatttccctctcaactctctctctctccctccctcaacACTTCTCCTCTCCCCACCGGCCGGGCCCGtcgtccccctcccctccctccctccccgccggagggggagcgacggcggtggtgcggacgcagcggcggcggcacggacgcggaggcggtggcATGGACGGCGACTGTGGTGGCGCGGAGCCGGTGGTCGGGGCGCATTTTTTTGTTCGTCCAgaggattttcgcaggcgggccattgggcgatgattttcgcagtcgtTTATCTACAGGCGGTCCTTCCCCCGCCTAGAAAAACAACTTttggccgcctgcaaaaatgtttttttctagtagtgttgaGAGCTAATTAACCTGCAAAAGAGTCAAATGGCACCAATTCACTGCTTTAATTAGATTAACCTAAACAACATCATGACGAACTTCCTTGCCACACAAGGTGATTTCCTGATCACCTATCTAGGCCTGCCCCTCTCGTTGACGAAACTTGGGAAAGCGCATCATCAACCGCTGATAGACAAGGCATCATATACAAGCTTCCTCTTTAGCAGGGAAAACTCCTCAACCATGCGGGAAGAACAACTTTGGTCAAAACGGTTCTCATGGCCCAGGCGATCTACCACTTAACTTCAATCAAGTTACCTAAGGCCATGTTCCAAGCATTGGACAAGATAAAACGAAAGCTCCTTTGGGCCGGTAGTGTAAACCTCTCCGGTGccccggggggaggggggggagggagggaccTCCAACGTTTTGCTCAAGCACTAAGCTCTGCGCTGGCTTTGGTTTGAATGGGTGGCACTAGACAAACCTTTGGTGCAGCATGCCGATgccttgcaaattgcaatgagAAATACATGGCTATTTTTAATGCGGCGATGGAAATCAGGgtcagcaacaacaacaagactATCTTCTTGAACGACAAATGGTTGAATGGCCAAATCCCATGGTCCATTGCACCGAATATCTACGCGTCTCAAGAAGGAAGAACATATCAGTTAACGAGGCTATTTCAAACAACAATTGGGTAGGTGACCTCCTGCCTATGCACTATGCCACAGCCCAGCATTTTCAACAATTTGTCAAGCTCCGGATGCAAATCCACACAATCGACTTGCTGCCAAACACCGAAGACTGCATCAAGTGGAGGTTCACTGAGCATGGCCAATACTCGTCCAAATCAGCCTACATGATACAGTTCAAAGGAgcaataaaaatagttttttaagaACATCATATGGGACACATGGGCACCATCGAAGTGCAAATTCTTCGCCTAGCTAATCATACAAAATATTGTTTGGATGGCTGACAGATTACAAGCGCGCCAATGGCCCAACCAATGGTTCTGCCCACTATGCCGAGCTACACCAGAATATGTAGTTCACCTTCTGGTCCATTGCAGATTGACAAGAAGAATTTGGGACTCAGTCGCAGCAACTCAGTACAAGATTGGTGGAACCTCCTCCTCACCTTACTGAACGCGCCAATGTAGCCCATAAAATCCCTAATCATCCACATCTCTTGGGAGctttggaaggaaaaaaaaactccaaagcGTTCATGGAGCTTGCAAACACACCAATGAGCACCCTGGCAAAAATCAAGGAAGAGGCCACACTGGGTAGCGGTAGGGGTGAAAAAAGCTTATCTGAGTCCCCTCCTCTGGGAGAGTAGAACTCAGAGTTGGTCCAGGATAACCGAAACTCCCACCCCTTGAGGTAAATAATGAGGTGAAAAATTAATGTAGGTTATTCCTTGATGAAAAAAGGCAACAGTGCAGACAACAAAGTCATTCCTGATGACACTGGGCGACTTCCTCCACCTCGCTGCATCACCACTCTAGCTCGTCCTTCCCAAATGGTGACATGCAAGTGATGGCGCCGCATAGTCACCAACGCCAACTTCCTATGTTGCTTTGATCACCCCGTCCGCGGAAGGTTGGCAGGTACTACCATCACTGCCTCCGATAGTCATGTCCTAACAACTACCATAGCCGCACCTTTTGTCCGTTCCACCTCACCGCTAGAAATGATTGGCCTCGATGCAAACTACTTCTTCCTTGATTTCATATAACACCCTGATGTTCAGACCgttaaaaactattttaataaaaaaaatctattttcaaacATTTTGGTTGTTTAAATGTTATTAAGGACATAAGCACCAAAAGATTTTAGTTGAATCCTTCCTTGCGACCATTAAAATTCCCAGTCCAAAAATCCCTATCAAAATTTCAATCCTGGGATAAGGAATTTCTCAATTCGAAATTACTCCAAAATTCTTCCAAAATTTGGGCCAGCAGTATAATGACGCTAGGGCAACCGGCCGCTCCCTCGCTTCTCTTGCTACCGCCTCTCTCTGTTGTCCTCTTTCGCTACCCACCACATATAAATCCGTGGTCatcccctcttcttctccaacctCAGCCCACAGCGCCGTGCTTCAACCCtgagctcgccgccaccgcaagGGCGGACTACCACTATGGGACGCGCTTAGGCTAGGCCAGGCAGCCCACGGGCCTTCCTGGCCGGGCAGCCCATGGGCCTTTTCTGCTTTTTCATTCCTCCGATGTCCATTTTACCCACCTCCGACCTGACTGTACCTGTCATCCTCTAAATCAAATCCAAATTATTTTTTCGAAAGTCTTAATTTTCTATAATCCCAAAAATGTTTTTGATTTCTAAGCTCCATATCTTTCCATCTGTAGCTCCGATTAATCCAATTCAAGTCtcattttttcttgaaattgaGATCTATCTATCGACGAGCTATACCCGACAATGGTATTTATAGAGTATGGGGTCGTTTGTACCTAGATATACACAAGATTATAATAAGGAGACCAATGGAAGAACAATGATTTATATTGATTTGGGTTCTCAGGATGAGTAACAACTCTACTCaagtttatatgtgtatctTGAAAAAAAACACCGTAGCATACGGATTACAAAGGGGAGCAAGTTAGATAATCTAACCTGCCGATTTGGATATGCCGAGTACGGCTCGATGAGTTGGTATCGACAACTAAGGCTCTGACTCTTCCAGATTATCTCTCAATGTGGCTTTGGCTATGGCTTTGTGATTCGATGTTTCTCCTCCCCACAAAGGGCCTTGTATTTGTACGGATGTCTTCTCCAAGTAGAATATGGGCTGAACAAAACCTTGTATTCTTTGGGTTGAACTCCAATGTCTTTTATTCCCACGAAAACAGTTTCCTTCCTGACTCACCTTATTACCATACTTGAATATACATTTCCGTATATCACGAATCCATATATGAGAGGTATGTCTTATATGTAACACTAACTCTATCTAATACTATTAGTTATTAATAATACTACATCCgtatcatattataagttgttttgacttctTTAAgattgactaaatttataaaaaaaattagtaatatctataatacctaaatagttttataaaactaacatttaatatattttaataatatgtttgttttgttttaaaaatggacatatatttttctataaacttgattaagttttaaaagtttgagaaaaaaattaaagtgacttataatataaaacggagggagcagtattttatttttaagttatttTGGTTCTCTCTTTTTCGTGCGTACTCAAACATTGACGTACGGAGATTAGTTCCGACGCGAATATTCGAAGATTTTGAAGATGAAGACAGAGGCATGTCACTCTTTGATTACATTGCTTCCAGATTATAGAATGTTTTTGCAAAATGGTATGGCTAATGTGAACGATAAACCTGACCGGTCGCTTGACGGGCCAAGAACACTTTTCGACCTAAGGCATCAATATTCCGCCAGCAATATTATTGCGCTTGAAACATCATGCAACGCAAAGTGAATGCATGCAACTGTCGAAACAGTTTTGGACCAGCCAGAATCAATCCACATCTCATCAGCATCGTCTCCTCCCACTAATATGATCAGCATCCGTAGCCTGCAAAGCCCGCGGCCATGGCAACTCGCAGGGGTAAGCCACCCCGGCATACTTGTTCCTCTCATGCCACCGCTCCACCGCCATCGTCTCCAGCTCGACGGAGAAGAGCCAAGTGTCCTCCACCGGCGGCCTCAGCAGCACatacgccgcgctcgccgcgacAACGATGGCTTCTCCGTTCTGCTCCTGGAAGTACCCCTCGTCGTACCCTGGCaggccccgtgccgccgccggcaaccaaaCCCGCTTCTCGAGCAcccactcgccgtcgccgtcgagctgcGCGAACACCTTGAGGTCGTTGTTTATCACACGGACCACGCGCatggcgacgccgtcgccgccggcgatgatcCGGAACGTCCGCTTGTCGTAGCTCTCGCGGACGTTCTCCGGGAACGTCACGAGGGAGAATCCCGCGGTGGTCTCGTCGAGGACGAGCATGTCGCCGTCTTCGTCGCCCTCGATTTCCCAGTAGACGCGGCCATTGGCGCGCCCCACGAAGCTCGTGGCGTCGAGCCTTACACGCTCCAGTGTGACGTCGCCACCGGCGGCTGTGCTGTGCGGTAGgcgccagccgccgctgccgccgccgccgccggaggtgaaCGTGCAGGCCAATGTCTCGCCGAGAGGGAGAATATAGTTCAGCAGGTAACGATCGTAGAGCGCGCAGATGACCTTGAAGTTGGAcatgccgatgccgccgccgtcgccgtcgccgtcgaggaggaagacgccgAGGCACTGGTATCCGCTGAGGTCGGGAGGACAGGGGATACCCTGGTGGCGCCGCGTCAGGGGCTCGCAGACGACGATGTCGGGGAAGGTGAAGCAGTGGCGCCGCGCCTgtgagccgccgtcgccggtgcgTTGCTTCATCTTGGTGAGGAGGAGTAGGCCGCCGCGGGAGTCCGCGAGCTCCCAGGAGTAGCCGCTCTCGCACTCCGGGAGGAAATCGAGGGAGGAGAACCGGCGGCGATCGGtgtcggcgagctcgtcggaAGGGACGAAGACGAAGTTCGTGCCACCATCAGGGaatccccccgccgccgcctgcctgtAGTACGCGTCGTCGACGGTGTGGTAGTGCCCGGCGACGTGGCGGCTCGCGCCGTGGAGCGCGCGGAAGGCGTcgaggaagccggcggcggtgacgacgcggCGCCACCGCTTGCACGCGTACGCCGCGCGGACGAGGCAGGTGGGGGAGGCGAGCCGGAGGAGGATGTCCTGGAGGAGGTGGTCGGGGACGTCGTCcacggtcgtcgtcgtcgcgccgtcggcCATGGCTGAGTCGACAggcttcctcctccgcgccttGTTCAGCTTGCCCCCTCGCtgaccgcggccgcggcgcgtctCCGTCGGCGTCGCCATGGGCACACGGTGTGTGAAGACGTGATGTGACTGTGTGTTGGTTAGGTGACTAGCTGAGCGGTCACGCGACAGAGATTAGTAGTAAGCCCACGGCGACGATCTCGGTCAGCTTGTTTGACTGACAACGCGGTTTTTCCTTATTAAGATACAACCTTTACAATTCGTTTTCGTTATTACGCTTTGAACAGTATGGTTTGTACGAAAATTTCTTATAtcgaagttgttttaaaatatcaaatcaatgAACTTTAATTACTCACGCACTatattaacttttttatttttcgcaTCCTAATCTtatgtttattttctatttctattATTAGAAACGAATGCGGCTGAGAAAGTGGAATAGATCGTGTGCTGTGTATGCGTGGTGCGCGCGGCAAGTACTTCGCGTAAAAAGCTGACTCCATACGCGCGTGGATAGCTGCTTCGTCCGCTAGAATATCTGGAAAATGGGCTGCACATGTATTGCATGGTTGAACGTGCGGGTGACGAGGAAAGCGTACGTGTGTCGTTGTCGAATATGCTTCGCATGCCACTAATTAAGCTCGAATTTGATTAACTGAATCTTTTCTTCTTGAAACTGATTGTGTGTCTAGCTAGACGGATTGGCTTAGAAAATTTGGGCACTACTTTAAAACAATCATTGTTGCCGTCGGACAAATCAGTTATAACACGAGGCTAATCCCCGCGAAAATAGTGTATTTTCGTAGGTCGCCTAAGAAAGTATTTAcaaagcgcaaaaaaaaaactaacaaatttaaaaattccATATACGAGCATATTCAAATGCCCCGGATCCATTCAATAAATTTattcatcaaattcatcaaatatcacacaaagcaaaaaaaaatcttcgccGGTCGAAGCCGCCGGCGCAGCCTGAGAGCCACCACCCAACCTACCAAAGCCGCTGCTAGTTGAAGTCGAAGCCGCTTTCGAGAACGGCATGAGGCGTCGGTGATGGACCCGCTCACCTGAGACTGCTGGGTGGTGGATCCATGTGCCCCAAGCTAGCTAGCGGCGGATCCAAGCGttgtcgtcgccgcggccgacggTGGATCCAGGCGCTGTCGCCATCGTCATCGCGGCCGTCATTGTTGTCCCGGCCAGCGGCCGATCCATGCGCCCGAGGCTAGTTGGTGGCGGATCCAGATTTTTGTCGTCGTCACGGTCGGCAGTGGATCCATgcactgtcgccgccgtcgtcgtcacggcCAGCGATAGATCTACGCACCGTCGCCGTGGCTATCATTGATCACCGCCTGAGGGAAACGAGGAAGGCCGGATGAGTTGGTGAGGGGATAgggatggaggtggaggagaagaggagatggaggaggattTGGCCACTGTTGTAAGCTCAATTCTGGCCATAAGTGATTGCACATATTTAGTAGTAGTTCTGCCTAGCTTCTTCTCTAATGTCAAAGGGTTCAAAAGAGCATCGATTTTATAACATAAATGCATGCATCCCTTGCAtgattttcaaatgattttaaaaatttcaaacaaaattttgttgCAGAGGTCATAATATCATCATATAGCTCTCTTCATGAACATACAACACTAAATCCAATCTACACATTCAAGAAAAGCAAGGGCCATGTTTATATCATCTTACAAGATTAAAGGGTGTTATTCCAATCAATAGACACAGATGTTAGGGCAACGACCATATATATCCAAATCTTCTACAATTCACGGTGCAAGCGCTTAAGGTAGGTGGCCACGGAAGCTCACACGGATACGCAACACTTGCGTACTTGCATTCCGTCACCTCCATGGTCTCAAGGTCGATGGAGACCATCCATGTCGTCTTGTCCTCCACCGGCGTCACAACAGCACACGACGTGCTCACCGTGACGATGTCCACTCCGCCGCAAAAACAGCTCTCCTTGTAGCCTTGTAGCCTACGAGTAGCCTCCACCAAATGGAGGCTCTTCTCAAGAACCAACTCATCAGTGTCGCACAACCATGTCACAACACGGAGAGTCTCTCCCTCTAAGACGACGACGCGCACGTTGTGACGGTCGCCATTGCCGTCGACGATAGCTCGCAGCTCTGACCCTCGCACACCCGCTGGCGTGCGTAAAATGTGGGGATCAATCCCATTCTCATCGAGAATTAGCAGTGACCCTTCGTCTTCCTTGATCGCCCAGAATATCGAGCCCCCAGCATGGCCAAGAAAACGAAGGGAATCCCTATCATGGAGATGGATACCGGGTCTGGTTCTGAGATGCGTGACGACGACGTACCACTCGAAAAGCTTGGGTACCTCATCATCTTCGTCGGGCTTCGTGTGCCGGGTCCAATCCCACATGTCCTCCATGTACTCGCAAACAGTAATCGTGCCAACATCTCCGGACACACCGAAGTATGGCTGGTACACCACGCATGTCACCTTGAAATTGGACATGGAGAAGCTGCCGTTGCGGTCGAAGTCGATGAGGAACACGCCGACGCAGTGGTGGTACTTCATCGCCTCCATGCGAGGGATCACCTTGTGCCGCCGTGTGACCGGCTCGCAGACGACGAGGTCGGGGAAGCAGCGGCGCA comes from the Oryza glaberrima chromosome 9, OglaRS2, whole genome shotgun sequence genome and includes:
- the LOC127784916 gene encoding uncharacterized protein LOC127784916, whose protein sequence is MAKEKASCCCSTNNSSKAPARPPPTTLHDVPDKLLELILQHLDSSLSLVRAAATCRRWRRVITQQSFVLDYDIPPHQIVGHYHRRLHPPSFTTPKPRACCSSVAFVPTSPEFLSTGRRRFSLDFLPGGGSRWEIVDSRGSLLLLAKIKKSNWMRRCFPDLVVCEPVTRRHKVIPRMEAMKYHHCVGVFLIDFDRNGSFSMSNFKVTCVVYQPYFGVSGDVGTITVCEYMEDMWDWTRHTKPDEDDEVPKLFEWYVVVTHLRTRPGIHLHDRDSLRFLGHAGGSIFWAIKEDEGSLLILDENGIDPHILRTPAGVRGSELRAIVDGNGDRHNVRVVVLEGETLRVVTWLCDTDELVLEKSLHLVEATRRLQGYKESCFCGGVDIVTVSTSCAVVTPVEDKTTWMVSIDLETMEVTECKYASVAYPCELPWPPTLSACTVNCRRFGYIWSLP
- the LOC127785002 gene encoding uncharacterized protein LOC127785002 codes for the protein MATPTETRRGRGQRGGKLNKARRRKPVDSAMADGATTTTVDDVPDHLLQDILLRLASPTCLVRAAYACKRWRRVVTAAGFLDAFRALHGASRHVAGHYHTVDDAYYRQAAAGGFPDGGTNFVFVPSDELADTDRRRFSSLDFLPECESGYSWELADSRGGLLLLTKMKQRTGDGGSQARRHCFTFPDIVVCEPLTRRHQGIPCPPDLSGYQCLGVFLLDGDGDGGGIGMSNFKVICALYDRYLLNYILPLGETLACTFTSGGGGGSGGWRLPHSTAAGGDVTLERVRLDATSFVGRANGRVYWEIEGDEDGDMLVLDETTAGFSLVTFPENVRESYDKRTFRIIAGGDGVAMRVVRVINNDLKVFAQLDGDGEWVLEKRVWLPAAARGLPGYDEGYFQEQNGEAIVVAASAAYVLLRPPVEDTWLFSVELETMAVERWHERNKYAGVAYPCELPWPRALQATDADHISGRRRC